The segment TTCCTCTGAATCATCCATCTCAAAAAATGAGGCCACAAAGGTGAATTCTAAatgctgatgctgctgagaAATTTTCTGCCTTGTTTGATCCACACTTACTGGTGGGATGTAATGATGCAGATGTTTTAAGTGGAGCTTTTAACAGACAGTGCTTGGATATTCTAGATAAAGTGTCACCTGTGAAAATACTGTCATGTGCGGTACCACAGAGTTCAGTTTTAGGGCCCATCCTGTTCCTCTTGTATATGCTTCCCCTTGGCTTTATAATTAGACAAGTTACTGATgcatcatttaatttctttgcccatgatattgatttttatttttgattcaaACCCTCTGCGTTCCATAAATGATCCTCTTAACTGATTACTGGACCAACATCAAACAGTggttaaattactttttatctgtgaaaggatctatataaataaaattccttTCCTCTAAACATGCAGCAAAATCTGTGGGTTAACTTGTGCTTAACTTGGCTGTCAGCTTCTTATGTATACAATAATTTTTTTGATGCTTTCAGTAAACTTGTAACATCCTACCATGAACAAAGCTCTGTGTGTGGCTGTAGTGGCCGTAGACATGTGGAGCCACCATTGCATGTGTACTGTGCATAGACAAATAATAGCAGATTTAATCGAGTGTAAACACTGCATGACCCAACAGATGATTGGATATCTTTGGATCTTAAGGTCTCTTAGtcaagggctgctgtcctgcaggtttttttttttaacatgtcctgtccagcatcatagcaagcaaaaagataatctggttgctgtatcgtgctgaacaaatttgctctgccaaggggaggcctatgcgtaaggctcctcttgataatctgattcatttatttatttatttactttcaatcacggaatctatgtaatcttgctggacctgacgggaggggacagaaaaagatggaaaatagcaaaaagagcaaaagggaaagaagaaaggagacaaaaagatcacagacagaaggaaacgacccttcaatccacaccttcaccagacaacaaagtgctacacttgtacatgaacacaccagaacatttccaacaacttttacaaaaaaacagagctgctagtcattaagagtttttaaataatacccaaatcaaaaagacaaatcatgaaagtagcacaatagcgaccagatactaactcagggaaaaaaaaaaaaaaaaaaaaaagaagaagaagaagaaactcttaggccctgatctattaacgctttgcgtgtactaaaacaggtgcagacggctttgctccgctaaaatcggcccaagcttatctatcaaagccgcaaacatggaactgcgtcagttatcctggcaaaactgcgccgctctccactttgcgtttctgaagctactgcatatgcattatgggcgttccggccagaaagtgcacattagtgggaggagactatgcaaataaatctggtttgcgcagcagtgggattcatgtagcccgcaaatagtttgcggtgtttatgtttgctctaaaaatagcgtttctgaaaagcaggtgctaattggcacaacagtatacgcgcaatggctgcagtaataattttaaggaggaggcacagacaccatgaaaggcgactaagataatgcatttttttctattatattaatatatttagaatgccagagaagaggattgtggagacgatccagcgttgcaatattagaattgctggataagtttaaagactttatcatgcctgtcttttattattattattattattattattattattattattattattatttctttatagcttttaaacctttattatttcttatttgttccttgcatgtttttatatgtacaataccttggttcctaaaggttgttgttagtgtgccttataaataaattgaacttgaatatgaaactatattgcagcatttctggtgacatttagatttttttcctcgacttccgcaatatttttatttgtctcctttatttgtctcaacttctatcggataaaagttaattttgcgtttgcggtttccttgctctccagaaccttacatgacgaagcaacagcgccgctaaatcctcatttaaatactgctgtttgctccgcaaatgataacaggagcagtcttaatagatcaggcgctaatcgtagaaacataaccagagcaaaactgcgcagcaaatgttaaatagcgcagcagttttgccctcgtcataactcagccccttagtgtataaacccactggacagctcagtgactgtgtcatgaggaatgaggagtgatcagtcagtgatgaggagtggtgagtgagatcatgcaaatgcgaccactaCATACTGTGCATTTGGcagtttgtacattttataaatattttaaacaactgAATAATGCagttaatattttttgtttagtgGAATAACGGTTCACTTTCCTAATCTCTATGACTACTTGCTTCAGAAGCTGAAATGTGGTTCCTCCTTTCTTCAGCAATCCCCATGATGTGTTcacttccctttttttttacttctctacACACTAAGCACAGCTTTTCTTCCAAGCTGTGTTTGTAACAGGAACTATTTTACCTCATAGAGGATGTTTCTGCTACAAACTGAGCAGACATGGAAGCTGTACTTGGACTGCTGTTACTTCTACTGGGAGTAAGTCACGGTGAGTTGTTcaattagatttattttaacatgGAATTTCTATTATAAATCAAATCAACAGCTTAAGACTGACGCGATCTTTAATAATGTAAACTGTGTGTGAATAAAAAGTTTGATTGCTGTGCGATATTTTATCAATTATGTTCTTCTGGTCTTCGGACATACTGTAATGACAGCTGCTCAACTCAGCAAAACAAACCTGCCAAAAACGTCAGTTTAAATGAACGTAAAGACTAGTTAGTTTAGACCAGGTTAGTTTAGACCTGGTTAGTTTAGATCAGCCTATTCCACGCTCTCATTCTCCTCAGTGGAACAATTTATTCCTGCAAATGGAGGATCTACCACCACTCCCCTGTTATACTTAAGGagtcattttcaaaatatttctgTCCAATGGCTAtttcaacttttaaaaagtagaattttatttaaaggtccAGTAAAAGgttcaaataataaaatttggATTTCTTTTTACTCAGTTTCATATGTCAGGTTGCATTGGCTGTATTTCTATGTTTTCACCACTCATCAGTGGCAAATTTGAGTTGATTTCAGAGTAAATATGCACTTAAAATTAATACAACAtctaaaacagattaaattatCAGATACATAACCATACATCagaaatcaataataaaatatagaagTAATCTGTAAGCATCTCTACAACTATGATTTACGGCTGgatgaaagtaaaaatatacTTCCTCAATTTTTTGGGTTCTCTGTTATAAAGAAAGTTCTGTCAATGGTAAAAATAGCAGAAACAGcatgattttattattactgtGAGAGTTCATCTCATAACATGAATAACAGGAACTACATGAACCTTGTAACAAAAGAAGCCATGACAGATTATTCTGTGAGAAACACAGCTgaagaaaacacactttttccTGTTATAAGCAAGATATTTGCACATTCCAAACATATGATCATGGTCTTTATTTCAGAAGGGAAATGTGtggcttttaaaaaaagttgatttCTACCTTTGAGTTGCAGGTGAGGAAACTGACTGTGATGGTAGATATGATGGAGCTCAGTGTTATGGACTTCTCGGAGGAACTGTGGTTCTCCGGCTGATGGACAACGCCTCAGTTATACCAGGATATGAttggataaaagaaaatattgtcaTTCTCAGACAGAGAAACAATATGGTTTTATCTAATGCCATAGAGAGCAGATCTCTGTTTGTTTCCTACAATGGAACATTTAGGATCAATAATTTGAACATGACTGACAGTGGTGAATATACACTAATAACGTTTGATTCAAATGGACAAAAAACAGGAATGAGGACTCTCCAATTGTCTTTTAaaggtaaatatttttattttccatctacAAATTAAGTCATGTTGACAAATTTAAATCTcacaatattttttatcatcAGTATGTTTTAGGTATTTCTTACTTCCTTTGCATCTATTATCATTTCTCTATATAAAAAGGATATTTCAATAAGCTCCATAATATAATACATCAAATC is part of the Melanotaenia boesemani isolate fMelBoe1 chromosome 7, fMelBoe1.pri, whole genome shotgun sequence genome and harbors:
- the LOC121643487 gene encoding uncharacterized protein LOC121643487 isoform X1, with the protein product MEAVLGLLLLLLGVSHVAGEETDCDGRYDGAQCYGLLGGTVVLRLMDNASVIPGYDWIKENIVILRQRNNMVLSNAIESRSLFVSYNGTFRINNLNMTDSGEYTLITFDSNGQKTGMRTLQLSFKEPKDPLIVLSAVLSVLLIFLIIGAVFIFIKKKNQSHKAEEDSDQELTYAEVSVVQPQGRQVKQKMEVEVEYGQVKFSEQPK
- the LOC121643487 gene encoding uncharacterized protein LOC121643487 isoform X2; the protein is MEAVLGLLLLLLGVSHVAGEETDCDGRYDGAQCYGLLGGTVVLRLMDNASVIPGYDWIKENIVILRQRNNMVLSNAIESRSLFVSYNGTFRINNLNMTDSGEYTLITFDSNGQKTGMRTLQLSFKEPKDPLIVLSAVLSVLLIFLIIGAVFIFIKKKNQSHKEEDSDQELTYAEVSVVQPQGRQVKQKMEVEVEYGQVKFSEQPK
- the LOC121643487 gene encoding uncharacterized protein LOC121643487 isoform X3 → MEAVLGLLLLLLGVSHGEETDCDGRYDGAQCYGLLGGTVVLRLMDNASVIPGYDWIKENIVILRQRNNMVLSNAIESRSLFVSYNGTFRINNLNMTDSGEYTLITFDSNGQKTGMRTLQLSFKEPKDPLIVLSAVLSVLLIFLIIGAVFIFIKKKNQSHKAEEDSDQELTYAEVSVVQPQGRQVKQKMEVEVEYGQVKFSEQPK